TTATTTGATTATAATCCTGTTCTAGGTATTATCGAAACGTTTCTATAGTTGATTTTGACTTCATCGGTGTGAAGAATATAACGCGAATAGGCAATCCTACACGTAACCATTTCGGCTATAACATGAGGTTGGACAAATGGGGAGGCATAATTAAAATAATGGAGACAGCAAAAAGCATGATCCGTATGGAAAACGGGGAACTGGCATTCGATTTCTGGAGCAGCGGCGATCTGTTCGTTGCCCGGTCTGGAGAAACGATGCTGAATCAGGTCATGACGCATCCGGTTGACGGATCCATGAACAACATTTATCTGCGCAAGCATACAGAGGAAGGAATCCGCTTCGAACCGCTGCTTGGCATTCGCTCATCCAGTCGTTTGACGAAAGCCGGCGATAAGCTGGTCTGGGCTGGAGCAGCATTTGGCGGCGAATTGAAATACAAGGTTACTTTTACCTTAACCAAGCATGGCGTTTGGTTCTGGGACGTAACCGTTCAAGGCAGCGATGCAACGATTGACGTTGTCTACGGACAAGATCTTGGTCTTGGGGATACCGGGGCTGTCCGGACGAACGAGGCATATATCTCCCAATACGTTGACCATAAGGCATTCCGGGATGAGCAGCTTGGTTATGCGCTTTGCTTCCGGCAAAACCAGCCGATGGGAGGCGCTTTCCCTTACATGCAGCATGGTTCGCTGACGGGAGCAGCAGGCTATTCGACAGACGGCTTTCAATTTTTCGGCTTAAGCCATAAAGAGACCGATGTGCCGGAAGCACTGCTGCAGCCTACGCTGCCGAATGAGATTTATCAATATGAATTCACGTATGCAGCCCTTCAAACTCCGAAGACTCAGGTTCAAGGCGAAGCACGCTTCGTATTCTACGGACTGTTCAAGAAGGATCATCCTTCGGCGGTTGAGAAGCTGGAATACTTCGAGGAAGTGCTGGAGGCTTGGAAGCAGCTAGAGTCCGCCGACAAGACGCAGCAAGCTGGAGCGGAAGAGACTTATCCGAAGGTTGTCGTATCGTCTGCGATCGGATCGCCGCTTCGTACATTGTCTATGGATCTGGAAGAGATCACGTCGATGTACCCGAACCGGAAGCAGGAAGAATTCCAGGACGGTCAACTTCTATCCTTCTTCACGGAAACGCATGAGCATGTGGTGCTTAAGGAGAAGGAGCTGCTTGTCGAGCGTCCGCATGGACACATTCTAATGTCCGGCGGCAATGACCGCATGACGGACAACGTGATGACTACGACTTCTTATATGTACGGGATTTTCAACTCGCAGCTTCTGGCGGGCAATACGAATTTCCATAAAATGATAACCAATGCGCGTAACGCGCTTAATGTGCTCAAGACTTCCGGTCAGCGCATTTATGTTGAAGTTGACGGCGTTTATCGCTTGCTCGCGATGCCTTCGATGTTCGAGATGGGCTTTAACTATGCGAAATGGTTCTATAAGACGGAAGGCGATACGCTTGTCATTACGAACTACACAATGGTTGATTCGCCGGAGGTCCGTCTGGAGCTTCGCTCGCAGAAAGAGCGCAGCTACCGGTTTAAAGTAACGAACCAGGTGTCGATGAACAATAACGAATACGAGCTGCCTTACTCCATGGAAGAGAAGGACGGCGTGCTTATCTTTAAGGCTGACAGCCAGTCGCAAAGCACAAAGGTGTTCCCGAACCTGCAATACCGTATGCGCGTAGACGGCGCGTCGGTTACCGCTCTGGACGAGAGCGTGCTTGCCGAAGGGCTAACGCCGGGTGCGGCATCGCTTGTCGTTCTTGAGCTGGCGGCAACTTCGGCTTGGACGATCACGGTTCAAGGGCTGCTGCAAGGCGAAGATCTGCCGTTTGAAGAAAAACAGGCGGCAGGCGAGATCGAGCGCTATAGAGACTTTTTGCGTCAGGTAATGAACGGCTTCCAGCTGTCCCATGACGGCGCTGCGCAGGACGAACTCGTCAAAATGAACTCGCTCGCATGGTGGTATACGCATAATATGCTCGTCCACTATTCGGTGCCGCATGGCCTGGAGCAGTACGGCGGAGCGGCTTGGGGTACTCGCGACGTATGCCAAGGACCGGCGGAATACTTCCTGTCCACGCATAAGTATGGGCAAGTGACGGAAATTTTGAAGACCGTTTACTCGCATCAATACGAAGACGAAGGCAACTGGCCCCAATGGTTTATGTTCGACCGTTATTACCAGATCCAGCAGGAAGAGAGCCATGGCGATATTATCGTATGGCCGCTGAAGGTGCTTGGCGATTATCTGGCCGCAACCAAAGATTATGGCATTCTGGAGCAACGCGTTCCTTACTCGATCCGCCATACGGGCGAATTCACGGAGCAATCCGCGACTTTGCTTGATCATGCAATCAAGGAAATCGACTACATTAAAGAGCATTTCCTGCACGGCACGCATCTGTCCTCCTACGGCGACGGAGACTGGGACGATACGCTGCAGCCGGCAAATGCCCAGCTCAAAAAATACATGATCAGCAGCTGGACGGTTTCGCTGACTTACCAGGTTATCGCCCAATTCGGCCGCGTGCTGGACAGCTTCGATTCCGCGCTTGCCGAAGAGCTTACGCAGCTGGCGGCAGGTATTCAGACAGACTTCAACCGCTACATGCTTGCGGAAGAGGTTATTCCGGGCTTT
This region of Paenibacillus sp. JDR-2 genomic DNA includes:
- a CDS encoding GH36-type glycosyl hydrolase domain-containing protein, with protein sequence METAKSMIRMENGELAFDFWSSGDLFVARSGETMLNQVMTHPVDGSMNNIYLRKHTEEGIRFEPLLGIRSSSRLTKAGDKLVWAGAAFGGELKYKVTFTLTKHGVWFWDVTVQGSDATIDVVYGQDLGLGDTGAVRTNEAYISQYVDHKAFRDEQLGYALCFRQNQPMGGAFPYMQHGSLTGAAGYSTDGFQFFGLSHKETDVPEALLQPTLPNEIYQYEFTYAALQTPKTQVQGEARFVFYGLFKKDHPSAVEKLEYFEEVLEAWKQLESADKTQQAGAEETYPKVVVSSAIGSPLRTLSMDLEEITSMYPNRKQEEFQDGQLLSFFTETHEHVVLKEKELLVERPHGHILMSGGNDRMTDNVMTTTSYMYGIFNSQLLAGNTNFHKMITNARNALNVLKTSGQRIYVEVDGVYRLLAMPSMFEMGFNYAKWFYKTEGDTLVITNYTMVDSPEVRLELRSQKERSYRFKVTNQVSMNNNEYELPYSMEEKDGVLIFKADSQSQSTKVFPNLQYRMRVDGASVTALDESVLAEGLTPGAASLVVLELAATSAWTITVQGLLQGEDLPFEEKQAAGEIERYRDFLRQVMNGFQLSHDGAAQDELVKMNSLAWWYTHNMLVHYSVPHGLEQYGGAAWGTRDVCQGPAEYFLSTHKYGQVTEILKTVYSHQYEDEGNWPQWFMFDRYYQIQQEESHGDIIVWPLKVLGDYLAATKDYGILEQRVPYSIRHTGEFTEQSATLLDHAIKEIDYIKEHFLHGTHLSSYGDGDWDDTLQPANAQLKKYMISSWTVSLTYQVIAQFGRVLDSFDSALAEELTQLAAGIQTDFNRYMLAEEVIPGFVYMEKPEEAKLMLHPTDTTTGIQYRLLPMTRSMISELLTEEQAEAHYRIIKEKLYCPDGVRLMDRPANYAGGVSVNFKRAEQAANFGREIGLQYVHAHIRFVEAMAKLGKTDEVWKGLLTINPVGIRDVVPNAELRQSNSYFSSSDGKFMNRYDAQERFGELRDGSVQVKGGWRIYSSGPGIYMNQLISNALGIRQSGCDLVVDPVLPEKLDGLTFDFGWNGKPVTFVYRLGGGARVSRILINGQETEFTYTDNRYRDGGVRITEEQLTASLRPEGNRIEIMM